Below is a window of Fluviibacter phosphoraccumulans DNA.
GCGGTTAGCTTACTGCTTGATACGACCAATGATCGTGAGCTGGCCGCCGGTTCGCTGGCATTGCTTCAACCCTTAGCGGGCAAGCGCCAGTGGCCTGAACGCGCGGTTGCGCGTTTGTTGCTGGTGTTTCATTACCTCGAAACCTCGCCCAAGCCACGCAATCTGCAGGATGTGCTGGCGCTGGCCGGTGCCGATCTTTCAGTTGCACCTGAACAGGGTGCACCCGAGATATTGGAATTGGAGGCGGCTACTCTGTCCGGACGAGAGATTGCGCTGGGTGTGCTGATGCTGGGTGGCGCTGTGCTCGGCCTCCTTTGGGGGAGCGTCGTATGAGCCTACAACGCTGGGCGTTAGGTATTGAGTACGATGGGGGCTCTTTTCATGGGTGGCAGACGCAGGCGCCAACGACGCAGGTCGTTGATGGCCGGCCGATTGGCTCCACACTGCCGACCGTACAGGGCGCTTTGGAAGCCGCGCTGTCGCAGATTGCCGATGCACCCGTTCAAGTGGTGTGTGCCGGGCGCACCGATGCCGGCGTACATGCCACGGGTCAGGTGATTCATTTCGATGCACCGGTGCTCAGACCAGAGACTGCCTGGGTACGGGGTGTGAATGCACAGTTACCCAATTCCTGTGCCGTGCGTTGGGCCCAACCCGTATCCACTGATTTTCATGCACGCTTTAGTGCGACGGGTCGCCGCTATCGTTACCTCTTGCTCAATCGGCCGGAGCGCCTGGCCCTGTTTTCCGGTCGGGCAGGGTGGTTTCACCGGCCGCTGGATGTTGAACCCATGAGCCTTGCGGCCCAATCCATTCTCGGTACCCACGACTTCAGCGCCTTTCGTGCGGCGGAGTGCCAGGCCAACAGCCCGATACGGACGCTCACAGAGTCCCGTGTTACCCGTCAGGGCGATTGGCTGATCTTTGATTTTGCC
It encodes the following:
- a CDS encoding CbiQ family ECF transporter T component, producing the protein MMPTGRVVHPVAQAAIFSPALKLLALLATAIGLQSGVGLALAIGLVLWTLLTHRARFLQLLRRVRLLILVLFVVTLLMTPGAALFPAWGLYPTEEGVALAITQLLRLIGMLAAVSLLLDTTNDRELAAGSLALLQPLAGKRQWPERAVARLLLVFHYLETSPKPRNLQDVLALAGADLSVAPEQGAPEILELEAATLSGREIALGVLMLGGAVLGLLWGSVV
- the truA gene encoding tRNA pseudouridine(38-40) synthase TruA; its protein translation is MSLQRWALGIEYDGGSFHGWQTQAPTTQVVDGRPIGSTLPTVQGALEAALSQIADAPVQVVCAGRTDAGVHATGQVIHFDAPVLRPETAWVRGVNAQLPNSCAVRWAQPVSTDFHARFSATGRRYRYLLLNRPERLALFSGRAGWFHRPLDVEPMSLAAQSILGTHDFSAFRAAECQANSPIRTLTESRVTRQGDWLIFDFAANAFLQHMIRNLVGALVTIGKGEAPASLMIELLAQKNRTLSPPTFMPDGLYLTAVDYDAGWGLPTAGLSGDPLQIFNFR